In Argopecten irradians isolate NY unplaced genomic scaffold, Ai_NY scaffold_0333, whole genome shotgun sequence, the following are encoded in one genomic region:
- the LOC138312475 gene encoding uncharacterized protein — translation MNTPESPFYVAVNQNNSGQKWFKNQPVGRNKLGVMMKTMASNAGLTGKKTNQSLRKTLCTKLLHSGVAPTTIMQLSGHKNVNSVNNYAVASFNQQREMCEILQNVKKSAAFSSVASSVTSTVSHRPMTMTETPHRKSLPDVTTCCEKDVSLQNLATGMFSGANISGGTFNISFQISSQSKNTTSHNTSPPRKYKRIAQLPDSDSDRS, via the coding sequence ATGAATACACCGGAATCTCCATTTTACGTTGCTGTTAATCAAAACAACAGTGGTCAGAAGTGGTTCAAAAATCAACCCGTCGGAAGAAACAAACTTGGTGTAATGATGAAAACAATGGCAAGTAATGCTGGTTTAACTGGTAAGAAAACAAACCAATCCTTGAGAAAGACTCTGTGTACAAAACTCCTTCATTCAGGTGTTGCTCCTACGACAATTATGCAGTTATCTGGTCACAAAAACGTAAATAGCGTAAATAACTATGCCGTCGCCTCATTTAACCAACAGCGTGAAATGTGcgaaattcttcaaaatgtgaaaaagtcTGCTGCATTCTCCAGTGTAGCTTCCAGTGTAACTTCCACAGTATCACACAGGCCTATGACCATGACGGAAACACCACACAGGAAGAGTTTACCAGATGTCACCACGTGTTGTGAGAAAGACGTAAGCCTACAAAATCTTGCGACGGGAATGTTTTCTGGTGCAAATATCAGTGGTGGAACTTTCAATATCTCATTCCAAATATCATCCCAGTCAAAAAATACAACATCTCATAACACTTCACCTCCTCGCAAGTACAAACGTATAGCTCAGCTACCGGATTCCGATTCTGACAGAAGTTAA
- the LOC138312476 gene encoding uncharacterized protein KIAA1958-like — translation MLAANNNKLSSAYTLISEPVLALFIMAFVGDFDILHDLLMDPETDDESSIPQVEGNETSKSGNEIRSSLSSTTIASCAPPPPDPTPDTHGHVSSDLDDADDLIPSNIYTSGVSDLRNYIMSKRNENTVKKTEGCIKRFKDWIQAPPRSDPREVLQILPFELDTYIGGFLLSLQKNDGSNYEPDTLTSFHRGIDRYLRENGYSFNILTSDLFATSRQVLQSRRKELKQKGLGNRPNKAQPVSDNEEEMLWECGHLGHDNPHALLNTVWFNNTKLLGFRGCDENRQLKWGDIELKHDETGSEYLEFNEKEQQKQEGETVLT, via the coding sequence ATGTTGGCAGCAAATAACAACAAGTTGTCGTCTGCTTACACCTTGATATCAGAGCCGGTGTTGGCTTTGTTTATAATGGCATTTGTTGGGGATTTCGACATTTTACATGATTTACTAATGGATCCAGAGACAGATGATGAATCAAGCATTCCTCAAGTTGAAGGTAACGAAACATCGAAGTCTGGAAATGAAATTAGATCTAGTTTATCATCCACGACCATCGCGTCTTGTGCTCCCCCTCCTCCTGACCCCACCCCCGATACCCATGGCCATGTTTCATCTGATTTAGACGACGCCGATGACCTTATTCCATCCAATATTTACACTTCCGGTGTCTCAGATCTGAGAAATTACATCATGagtaaaagaaatgaaaacacTGTTAAGAAAACTGAGGGATGCATTAAAAGATTCAAAGACTGGATCCAAGCTCCTCCTAGGTCCGATCCCAGGGAAGTTCTTCAGATTCTGCCATTTGAACTAGATACATACATTGGTGGGTTTTTGCTGTCCCTTCAGAAGAATGATGGTTCTAATTATGAGCCTGATACTCTTACCAGCTTTCACAGGGGTATCGACCGCTATCTGAGAGAAAATGGTTATAGTTTCAACATTTTAACCTCAGATTTATTTGCCACGAGTCGTCAGGTACTTCAGTCTCGGCGTAAAGAGTTGAAACAGAAAGGACTTGGGAATCGTCCCAATAAAGCTCAGCCTGTCTCAGACAACGAGGAGGAAATGTTGTGGGAATGTGGTCACCTGGGTCATGACAACCCACATGCTTTGCTAAACACCGTCTGGTTCAATAACACTAAACTTTTGGGGTTCAGGGGGTGTGATGAAAACAGACAATTAAAATGGGGAGATATAGAATTGAAGCACGATGAAACTGGATCAGAATACCTGGAATTTAACgaaaaagaacaacaaaaacaagaggGGGAAACAGTACTCACATGA